Proteins encoded in a region of the Hippopotamus amphibius kiboko isolate mHipAmp2 chromosome 11, mHipAmp2.hap2, whole genome shotgun sequence genome:
- the CAGE1 gene encoding cancer-associated gene 1 protein: MVTFQNLTEGLSYTEEPELQHHVYNYAKDTNLQEDSFKEENPMGTGTSTNKDQLGETLELMEMSLANSTAAESALNPSQPQGFLCEENVDSDVEQPLYEENHFTLLDLRANYKTEEIAGSSKGIQNSVHIPERSMRHQKEVAAEGRESPEIVSTWSPTGISWSGEASQEDCRTPDTEQSLESSQPLEEDMALNEVLRKLKHTNKEQQTLIQDLQHSNMYLEKKVEELQMKATKQHVFVDIINKLKENVEELIEDKYRVMLEKNDIEKTLQDLHEILVNTQKHLQESRNEKETLQLELKKIKSNYVSLQERYMTEMQQKNKAASQCAEMDRALSKKEEEVERLQQLKGELEKTTTSALDLLKREKETREHEFLSLQEEFQKREKENLDERQKLKSRLEKLVAQVQNLQFVSDNEKAKNATLQQQIKEVKSENAKLQQQVARSEEQDYVPQCETAQLKEHLEEVIESDMAKDAKVIHSNLFLNQSPCEGESPNPPDMKRTSQLTSKIRNLLALMVGLLKCQVITNPDAEHFEENEKVSDILLHKLKSFHLKKKKLNTELLKHKDRITAFRELIANEKSFQDQVTEVTGLDSSEAKNVGDIPVLLGAKLDQYHDLNEELDFLIAKLGNLLESKEDHCSRLIEENDKYQRHLGNLINKVTSYEEIIECADQRLMISNSQIAHLEERNKHLEDLIRRPRERARKPRPRSHPKPMTVVGHVDDLYKECSISM, encoded by the exons ATGGTAACATTTCAAAATCTGACAGAAGGCTTATCTTATACAGAGGAGCCAGAATTGCAACATCATGTATATAATTATGCAAAAGACACCAATCTACAGGAAGAttcatttaaggaagaaaatccaATGGGAACTGGCACTTCCACAAATAAAGATCAACTTGGAGAGACGCTGGAATTGATGGAAATGTCACTGGCTAATAGTACTGCCGCAGAATCTGCCCTCAACCCTAGTCAACCTCAAGGCTTCTTGTGTGAGGAAAATGTAGACAGTGATGTTGAACAACCACTTTATGAAGAGAATCACTTTACCTTGCTTGATCTGAGAGCTAATTATAAAACAGAGGAG ATTGCAGGTTCTTCCAAAGGAATACAGAATTCTGTGCATATTCCTGAGAGATCAATGAGGCACCAAAAGGAAGTCGcagcagagggcagggagagtCCAGAGATTGTCTCAACTTGGTCTCCTACAGGCATTTCCTGGAGTGGTGAAGCATCTCAGGAGGACTGCAGGACACCCGACACAGAGCAAAGCTTGGAAAGCTCACAACCTCTGGAAGAGGACATGGCTTTAAATGAAGTCCTACGGAAATTGAAACATACTAACAAAGAACAGCAAACTCTGATCCAAGACCTACAGCATAGTAACATGTATTTAGAGAAGAAGGTTGAAGAACTACAAATGAAGGCAACTAAACAGCACGTGTTCGTGGACATCATCAATAAGCTAAAGGAGAATGTCGAAGAACTAATTGAAGACAAATACAGAGTAATGCTAGAGAAGAATGATATAGAGAAGACATTGCAGGATTTGCATGAGATTTTAGTTAACACCCAAAAACATCTTCAGGAATCCaggaatgaaaaggaaacttTACAGCTAGAGCTTAAGAAGATTAAGAGCAATTATGTTAGTCTGCAGGAAAGGTACATGACTGAAAtgcagcagaaaaataaagctgcaAGTCAGTGCGCGGAGATGGACAGAGCCTTaagcaagaaagaagaagaggTAGAGAGGCTGCAGCAACTCAAAGGAGAACTGGAAAAGACCACCACTTCCGCTCTGGACTTgttgaaaagggaaaaagagacccGAGAACACGAGTTCCTGTCTTTACAGGAGGAATTTCAGAAACGGGAAAAGGAAAACCTGGATGAAAGACAGAAACTTAAGTCTAGACTTGAGAAACTGGTCGCTCAAGTTCAAAATTTGCAATTCGTATCTGACAATGAAAAGGCTAAGAATGCAACACTCCAGCAGCAGatcaaggaagtgaaaagtgAAAACGCAAAACTTCAGCAGCAGGTTGCCAGGAGTGAGGAGCAAGATTATGTCCCTCAATGTGAGACAGCTCAACTCAAGGAGCACTTAGAGGAAGTAATAGAGTCAGATATGGCAAAG GATGCAAAGGTGATACATTCTAATTTGTTCCTGAATCAGTCACCTTGTGAAGGAGAGAGCCCAAATCCCCCAGACATGAAGAGAACTTCGCAGCTGACCTCCAAAATTCGCAATCTTCTGGCTCTGATGGTAGGACTTCTCAAGTGCCAG GTCATCACCAATCCCGATGCCGAACATTTCGAAGAGAATGAGAAAGTTAGTGATATCCTGCTACACAAATTGAAGAGTTttcatcttaaaaagaaaaagttaaatacagaG CTACTGAAACACAAAGACAGAATCACAGCTTTCAGAGAGTTAATTGCTAATGAAAAATCATTTCAAGATCAGGTTACTGAG GTTACAGGCTTGGATTCAAGTGAAGCCAAGAATGTTGGAGACATACCTGTCTTACTGGGAGCCAAACTGGATCAGTACCACGATCTAAACGAAGAGCTTGATTTCTTG ATTGCAAAATTGGGAAATCTTCTAGAGTCAAAAGAAGACCACTGCAGCAGACTCATTGAAGAAAATGACAAGTATCAAAGACATTTAGGCAACTTAATAAATAAG GTTACATCATATGAAGAAATTATCGAATGTGCTGACCAAAGGCTCATGATATCCAACTCCCAGATTGCACA tttagaagagagaaataaacatttggaaGATTTAATTAGAAGGCCCAGAGAGAGAGCCAGAAAACCAAG ACCAAGAAGTCATCCGAAGCCCATGACCGTGGTAGGTCACGTTGATGACCTTTATAAAGAATGCTCTATTTCCATGTGA